The DNA segment CCAGACAAGATTGCATTTGAATCCAACTAAGCAACATCACCGGTGCCTTTTCTCCGAAttcaaatatttttcttatcGAATAAACTCTATGAGAAATGAAAGGCCAAAGGATAAAAAGGACAGAACATATCATCAATGATCTGGATGATGAACTCAGTCAAAAAAGAATACCAAAATCCAAATAAAAGAATGAGGAAAGTTCGTACTCGACTTCTCCTGCAGCAAACTCCGCCCGGCCGATCCACGCGATTCGAACACATCGCCTACCCAAACACAAAAAGCCGGAAATATCAGAGCTTCTAAGCTCGAAAAGAGGGAAAAATCGAATCAAAAGTGAGAAACTTTCTTTCAAGATCGAAACCTTCCAGGATCCTACCTGAGATGAAGGTAGAACCGGCCGCCAATCCCGCCAGAACCATAATAAGAACAGCAGGCAAGGAAATATTTGGACTCAACTCCATCTCTTCCTACAGCCTCCGAAACCTCCGCAGCGTGAAACCGACGGGAGAAAAGAGGATAGGTGGAAGCGGAGGGGAGGTaggaagagtaggaggaggaggaggaggaggaggaggaagaggaagaggggaaggaggaTGCTTCTCCGCCGCAGAAGACGGGAAGAGTGGTGGTCACGATCCATTGCGACAGCTCCAGTTCGGGAGAGAGCGCCAAGTCACAGAAATATTTTGagcaaaattaatattaaaactaaaattaaaattattttcagaTAAACCCATTATAAACAGATAAGTTGAATTTGATCGTCATCCATTTACTTGGCAGACGATTAAGAAACAATATGATTTGACGTTGTGAGTCAAGAAATTTAACTCAAGAGGATCAAATTGAGTTAGGCTTGGGTTGGATGAGGATGGTTCGATTTTGATCGATCGCCCAATGCCACGGCCATAAATAGATCCTAATAATTCGAATTTGATCGTTAGCGAATGCTAATTGATTTTAGAACCCTAAAACTAGAATTTATATAGGAGTGAAAAGGGAAAAATAGTGatcgaaacaaaaagaaaaaagaataaaaggCCCCCAACGGTCTCCTTTCCAATGAAAAGACCCTTATGACCCCCCGATCTCCTCGAAACTACTCCAATTCGACCGTTGGGACTTTCCTTCCTTTATACCCCCCTCGAACTGGTCTCTCTGCAACATCTCATCCTGTCTCTCTCCTCtgccttccttcttctcctcagtctctcctcctcctttccatTACCAACTCAAACCTTCTCTCTATCGCTCATTTGTTTCCCAATTAGTCGTCATTCCAATCTCTTCTTGCGGTCGCTCGTTTCCAATTATAATGGCAGAGCCTCGCGACACTCATGTCGTCGAGATCCCTGCGGCCGCCGGCGCAGAACCCCGCCGGCATTCCGACGGAGACGACAACGCCCTCGCCGTCATACAGAACCACCCGTTGACCCAAATCTCCGAGAGCCccggccacctcctcctcctcaagcTGTGGCAGCGCGAGGAGGACCTCCACGGCCGCCGCGCGGCCGCCCTCGAGGCCCGCATGGACGGCGCCAAGCGCGAGGCGTTCCACCTGTCATGCCTCTTCCTCGCCTTCCACGGCCTCTCCCTCACCCTCCTCTTCGCCGCCTCCGTCGCCGGCGAAGCCTGCAGGGACTGGTGGGTGCCCTCCTGCCTGTCCCTCCTCACGTCGCTGGTGCTGGTCGGCGCGGTCCACTTCCGGGTCCGCGCCTACTGGGGACTGTCGCGGCTGCTGCAGCGGGAACGGGCCGACGGCCGGGCGCTCGCCAGGTGCGTGCAGGAGCTGCGGATGAGGGGCGCCAGCTTCGACCTGTCCAAGGAGCCGCAGACCTCGAAGCGGATGAAGAGCTCGAGCGTGGAGGTGAAGTGGCGGCCTCTGCAATGGTGCTCGCAGAATCTCGTCACCATTTGCCTTCTTTGCGTTGCCGGGATCGTCTTCCCGGCTTGCCGTTTCATACTCTGCGGCTAAAACTTACGGCCTCCATTTCTTGAAGATTAGATCGAGGCTCAGTCCTTAATTTTTATGTTGGTTTAGCTCGTTCTTTTGTTTCAGCTCTGTTTTCTACTTCTTATGATTACAAGTACACCGAAGAAGAACACCTTTAATCGTGTTCTTGTTTGCTTCGTAGTCTGTACTCGATTCCCCCTCATTCTTCTTCAGTGAAGCACATGTTTCCACTAAACACTCTAATTTATCTGCAAACACTGTTTGTTTCGTCAAACACTTCCTCTCTTACAAATTGTTACTGCCCTCTATCAGGGTAGAATTCTAGTGATGCTGTAGTCTATCAATCCATTTAACACAAGTAATTAGGTGACTCATAAAGTCAAAAACAACTCAATCAAAAAATGAACCACTCAATCACTATTTCAAGCATCGGCATACCACAGAATTGAATCTAAATTAATTCCTGTGCAAAAGGATGGTGCAATATCCACCACAGTGCAACAAACTAGTAACCACAGTATGTTAATTACGAGGAGTCCAATAGCTAATGAGGAAACAATGCCAGCAGCAGGACCTTATTACTCTTGCAGTAACTCTCAGCTGCAGCAGCCACCAGCTTTAGATGAGGACACCTTCCTACCCCCCTTTGGAACCCTCTCCCACTTTGAAAGCCTGACTGGTTCATATCCAACGTTTCTTGCATACTGCAAGAACTACAAATGGGACAATCACTAACAAATAAAGCGTGGAGTCATAATTAGCTGCATGCATGAAAATAAAGATTGTAAGATGAGagattataatataaaaaagacAGGACAAATTATGTCATGGAATCATATTGTCACCAATACACCATTATGAACAAGGAAATAAAATGCATAGATTTTTGAAGTCTTAGATCACATCATTGTCATCCAACCTCCGCTTCTCAGGATTACAAGGTTACAAAGGTGGGATGGTACAAAAAAGTCTATATTacaaattttcatcatttttttctgCCTTTCTGAGTCAACAAAAAGAAGGCATCTGGTTTATGCATAATACAATTACAATCATATGGAGTTCAATAAGTGTCTTTTTATTCATGAGGAATAGGAAGTTGATGTGATGAAGCCTATATTTGTTGACTGAATGCAAATTCATGAAACCCACTGTCTTGCTGGTTAGACTTATTACATCCTCAGATTATGGCAGCATGATCTTCATCATTTTAAAACTCAGGCCCAACGTTATCAAACTCACCTCGTCTAATACATCAGACCCTCTATCCTCGATATTTTCGCGTATTGCTGCTGCTGTGTTAATAAATGCCTGCAAGGAAGACAGATAATGTAATGGACACTGGATTAATTGAAGGATGAGAGTACAGTCTGGACAAGGAAACAAGGCTATCTCACCTCCTCAACGTTCTGTGCAGTTTTCGCTGAGGTCTCCATAAAGTACAATCCATGGTCTTCGGCAAATTGTACTCCTTCCTCAGTGCTGACAGCTCTTCTGCGAGCCAGGTCGCATTTGTTACCGATCAGCATAATTGTCACATTAGCACCAGCATGTTCACTTAAATCTTCCAACCAGCTTGCAAGATGATTGAATGTCTCCCTCCTGATATTGGATCATGAATGAACAAAGTTAACACCTCAGCAAAACCTTATAAACAATGCACTCCAAATGTAATCACTACCTAGTGATGTCATAGACAAGCAGTGCACCGGCAGAATCTCTGTAATAGGACCTGGTGATTGATCTAAAAGTTTCCTGGCCAACCTGTAGTTTTCAGACTGCGAGTCAAATGATATATCATTGTGGTTGATGAGGTAAATCTTATATCAagcggaaaaaaaaaatcatagtaaatCTTTTATCAGTAAAAATAATGATATCAGTTATGATCAATGCCACTTCCTGATTGGTTATTGCCATGAACGACTGTCCCGATCAAGCAACTAAACTGATTACAAATTTATTAATCCATATTAATTAAGATAAGTTCAGGTCAATTATATCAATAGATAATTTCCTTTTTCTCTGACTAAACACCACCGTAGTTGCACTTGCCAATTTAATTTTATCAAACATTAGAAAAATTAAGCCATCAAACAGAATTACTTAATATCACTAATTGTCGTGAAACTGTTAAGAGATTATGGTACTATAAAGTTACTAGATATGCGCACAATTTCCTGGGAAGAAATGGCAGTGAAGACAAGTCTCTAAACAGATGTCGGATGGAAGAAGGCGAAAGACAGTTAGGCAACATAGAAACAGGAGAGAGTTCCCTTGTGAAATACACCAAGTGTTCTTATACCAACTCCAAATGACTCCAATAATGCAGAAAAAGACAGTTCAGTAAACAACACTAAACACTAAATGCATTTATAAATAAAAGAGAGAATGCGACTAACCGTGTCCCAGATCTTCAACTTTATCGGCTCATCGTTGATGGTTATCATTTTGGCTGCAAATTCAACATTAGTTGTCGAGCCATTTGCAGGTTGGAAGCGCTTTTCTGTAAACTGCAAAAGAAGAGATGATTTCCCCACTCCTATAAAGATAAAAGCAAAAAATGAGATATCAGCGCAAAAAATGTTATATATGAATCTATCCAATTTGATATGTAACACAAAAAAGAACCATGAAATTCTATAGGActgatttatcaaatttaattttgtgaAAAACAATATTGGATCAAAACATGCACTATCTTCCCATGAAACATATCTAGACATGAGATTAGCAGAGTGACAAGTACAAGCTACAAAATATCAGCAAATGCATAGCTTATTGAAACAACGAACTCCAATCTTCTTATGAAACAAATCCGGACGTAAGAGACTAGCAAAGTGACAAGTCCATACAACCAAATATAAGCATATGCATAGCTAATTTGCAACAAGGAACTCCAAGCACCATATCAAAAGGCATTAAGACTTATTATCAAGATAAATCATGATGGAACAAAATCACAAATGCACACAAAAGCAGAGAAGGAAATCGGAAAATTAAAAAGAATTTGCGCTAATTTCACAGATTGCCAACAGTGGACTCGGAAGCCATGAGATATTACCATTCTAGCAAACATATAAAGAGTACTCAAAATATAGATATATACTTCAAGAGAAAGAAAACGTCACAATTAAGTGGAGGAGATATCGTTGAACACAGCAGTTCGCCCTGTTTCTTCTGAAGCTCGCGAACCGAGAAGAACTCACCTGTATCGCCGATGATGATATACTTCAAGGTGGAAGGGCGGGGCATCTCCATCGGATCCCAAATCCCGAAACCTCCCCTCCAGGAATCGGTCGACACGAGGAGGCCACGAACAAAGAGATCGAAAATCGAGAGCTCTCTGAGAGCAAGAGAGATCGAATAGGGTGAGGGAAGAGATGGAAACCGCCAAGGGTTGTTCCTCTCGGTTGCTCTGTGTGTGTGggtgagagagacagagagagagagagagagaggttgacgCGTCCGCCACCCTCGCTTTGTTCAAATATAAGGAGGTCATTCGCGGTCGCCGAAGCCGACCGTAGCGAGAAAAGAGTCTGAATCCCGTCCAGTAAAAGCACGTCCCGTTCTGGATCCCATCTCCCATCTCCCA comes from the Musa acuminata AAA Group cultivar baxijiao chromosome BXJ2-8, Cavendish_Baxijiao_AAA, whole genome shotgun sequence genome and includes:
- the LOC135618262 gene encoding uncharacterized protein LOC135618262, whose protein sequence is MAEPRDTHVVEIPAAAGAEPRRHSDGDDNALAVIQNHPLTQISESPGHLLLLKLWQREEDLHGRRAAALEARMDGAKREAFHLSCLFLAFHGLSLTLLFAASVAGEACRDWWVPSCLSLLTSLVLVGAVHFRVRAYWGLSRLLQRERADGRALARCVQELRMRGASFDLSKEPQTSKRMKSSSVEVKWRPLQWCSQNLVTICLLCVAGIVFPACRFILCG
- the LOC135619896 gene encoding ras-related protein RABB1c-like isoform X2, with protein sequence MEMPRPSTLKYIIIGDTGVGKSSLLLQFTEKRFQPANGSTTNVEFAAKMITINDEPIKLKIWDTVGQETFRSITRSYYRDSAGALLVYDITRRETFNHLASWLEDLSEHAGANVTIMLIGNKCDLARRRAVSTEEGVQFAEDHGLYFMETSAKTAQNVEEAFINTAAAIRENIEDRGSDVLDEYARNVGYEPVRLSKWERVPKGGRKVSSSKAGGCCS
- the LOC135619896 gene encoding ras-related protein RABB1c-like isoform X1, whose protein sequence is MEMPRPSTLKYIIIGDTGVGKSSLLLQFTEKRFQPANGSTTNVEFAAKMITINDEPIKLKIWDTVGQETFRSITRSYYRDSAGALLVYDITRRETFNHLASWLEDLSEHAGANVTIMLIGNKCDLARRRAVSTEEGVQFAEDHGLYFMETSAKTAQNVEEAFINTAAAIRENIEDRGSDVLDEFLQYARNVGYEPVRLSKWERVPKGGRKVSSSKAGGCCS